A part of Paenibacillus donghaensis genomic DNA contains:
- a CDS encoding DUF1772 domain-containing protein: MAGLFFAFSVFVMTALDRLPPPQGMAAMNSINAAILNPVFGLVFAGTAVASVILAFGSIVSWDADGAGYLLAGSLLYLTGSFLITLTVHVPLNNRLAAAASSAGHEAWKPYLARWLPWNHVRTVATLAAAACFIMAFRQVGSS; this comes from the coding sequence ATGGCTGGATTGTTTTTTGCCTTCTCAGTGTTTGTGATGACGGCTCTGGACCGGCTCCCGCCACCGCAAGGGATGGCGGCGATGAATTCAATCAACGCGGCGATACTTAACCCCGTATTTGGGCTGGTATTTGCAGGAACGGCTGTGGCCAGTGTGATCTTGGCGTTCGGCTCGATTGTCAGCTGGGATGCAGACGGAGCGGGCTATTTGCTGGCAGGCAGTCTCTTGTATCTGACAGGTTCGTTTCTGATTACGTTAACAGTTCATGTGCCGCTCAACAACAGGCTGGCCGCTGCCGCTTCAAGTGCAGGCCATGAAGCGTGGAAGCCGTATCTTGCCCGCTGGCTGCCCTGGAATCATGTGCGGACCGTAGCGACACTAGCGGCTGCAGCCTGCTTTATTATGGCATTTCGGCAGGTGGGAAGTTCCTGA
- a CDS encoding MerR family transcriptional regulator gives MRISEAAQLCGITKKAINYYEQQGLLALAADESGYREFGEQEVRTLKEITLLRRLGMSVAEVKAVLESDDQHQALMNYRAIKEAQVRQVQAEREALNYLLESGSSLEAAFAPLEQILDQHARIKDKLLLAFPGDFGKYLRLHFGRFLNERLDSAEKLAAYSAVVEFLDRTAELQFPAELQQYFAEAGGPASEEHQEAINLDYLAAIKDAPSFIQAHRRELEPYLEYRSSAEYKETPAYRMRQLLLEFQQSSGYYDIFVANLQILSSSYREFQQQLQKANQQLLAEFPEAAGLFES, from the coding sequence ATGCGGATCAGTGAGGCCGCCCAGCTATGCGGCATTACGAAGAAAGCGATCAACTATTATGAGCAGCAGGGACTGCTTGCGTTGGCTGCGGATGAGAGTGGATACCGTGAGTTCGGCGAGCAAGAAGTGAGGACTTTGAAGGAGATCACCCTGCTTCGAAGGCTGGGAATGAGCGTGGCTGAGGTGAAGGCGGTTCTGGAGAGCGACGATCAGCATCAGGCGCTGATGAACTACAGGGCAATCAAAGAGGCACAGGTAAGGCAGGTCCAGGCGGAGCGGGAGGCTCTGAATTACCTGCTGGAGAGCGGCTCCAGCCTGGAAGCAGCCTTTGCTCCACTGGAGCAGATTCTGGATCAGCATGCGAGGATCAAAGACAAGCTGCTGTTGGCTTTTCCGGGCGATTTCGGCAAATACCTGCGGCTGCATTTCGGCAGATTCCTGAATGAGCGGCTGGATTCTGCCGAGAAGCTGGCTGCATATAGCGCAGTGGTTGAATTTCTGGACCGCACGGCGGAGCTGCAGTTCCCGGCGGAATTACAGCAATACTTCGCAGAAGCCGGTGGTCCGGCCAGTGAAGAGCATCAGGAGGCTATCAATCTGGACTATCTGGCGGCAATAAAGGACGCTCCGTCCTTTATTCAGGCTCACAGGCGCGAGCTGGAGCCATACCTGGAATACCGCAGCTCTGCCGAATACAAGGAAACTCCTGCTTACCGGATGCGGCAGCTGCTGCTTGAGTTTCAGCAGAGCAGCGGCTACTACGACATTTTTGTAGCCAACCTTCAGATTCTCAGCAGCAGCTATCGGGAGTTTCAACAGCAGCTGCAGAAGGCCAACCAGCAGCTGCTGGCGGAATTTCCAGAAGCGGCAGGGCTGTTTGAAAGCTGA
- the nfsA gene encoding oxygen-insensitive NADPH nitroreductase: protein MTKPTNETLELLNRHVSVRQYQDTPVSEEQLAAIIEAGQMASTSSNVQAYTVIAVTEPELKKQLAGLAGNQAYVEQCPVFLVWCADLYRLREVTKPYLQDTDTHESSTENFIVATVDVALAAQNAAIAAESLGLGIVYIGGIRNRIAEVSELLGLPELVYPLFGMCLGYPAAATGQRPRLPQPAVLHRNRYNAGILAEQVKSYDEVTSTYLRERTGGQKDTPWSELMAARLAEPIRLHMKDFLDRKGFLRK, encoded by the coding sequence ATGACCAAACCAACGAATGAAACGCTGGAACTGCTGAACCGGCATGTATCCGTGCGCCAATATCAGGACACACCGGTAAGCGAGGAGCAGCTTGCCGCTATTATTGAGGCAGGCCAGATGGCTTCAACCTCCAGCAATGTCCAGGCCTATACCGTGATTGCCGTTACGGAGCCTGAGCTAAAGAAGCAGCTCGCAGGCTTGGCGGGGAATCAGGCTTATGTTGAGCAGTGCCCGGTATTTCTGGTCTGGTGCGCCGATCTTTACCGGCTGCGTGAGGTGACGAAACCGTATTTGCAGGATACAGACACCCATGAGTCTTCTACGGAGAATTTCATTGTCGCTACCGTTGATGTGGCCCTGGCCGCCCAGAATGCGGCAATCGCGGCAGAGTCATTGGGGCTGGGTATTGTCTATATCGGCGGAATCCGCAACCGGATTGCTGAAGTGTCGGAGCTGTTGGGCCTGCCTGAGCTGGTCTACCCGCTGTTCGGGATGTGCCTCGGTTATCCGGCGGCGGCTACCGGCCAGCGTCCGCGCCTGCCGCAGCCCGCAGTGCTGCACCGCAACCGTTACAACGCCGGAATCCTGGCGGAGCAGGTCAAATCCTACGACGAGGTGACAAGCACCTACCTGCGTGAGCGGACCGGAGGCCAAAAGGATACGCCATGGTCCGAGCTTATGGCTGCCCGCCTGGCGGAGCCGATCCGGCTGCATATGAAGGATTTCCTGGACCGCAAAGGGTTCCTGCGTAAATAA
- a CDS encoding pyridoxamine 5'-phosphate oxidase family protein, which produces MDNKQLEQTIIKALDDNKFGSFGTIEAGNKPKVRYMAVFHDGLNIYLATNRKTHKVEELKDNPNAFLLLGYEAGGGKNVLEIEATVDITKDETLRSKLWNKELEKWFKGPDDPDYVILELTPTRIEYEGKDHKHEVWEPAGAASGK; this is translated from the coding sequence ATGGATAACAAACAGCTGGAGCAAACAATCATTAAGGCGCTGGATGACAACAAGTTCGGTTCCTTCGGTACCATTGAAGCCGGGAACAAACCAAAGGTTCGGTATATGGCAGTCTTTCATGACGGACTAAATATATATCTGGCAACCAATCGCAAGACCCATAAGGTAGAAGAGCTGAAGGATAATCCGAACGCCTTCCTGCTGCTTGGCTATGAAGCCGGCGGAGGCAAGAATGTGCTGGAAATCGAGGCTACGGTGGACATCACCAAGGATGAAACCCTGCGTTCCAAGCTATGGAACAAGGAGCTGGAGAAATGGTTCAAAGGCCCGGATGACCCGGATTATGTCATTCTGGAGCTGACGCCAACACGGATTGAATATGAAGGCAAAGATCATAAACACGAGGTTTGGGAACCTGCAGGAGCGGCCTCTGGCAAATAA
- a CDS encoding thiamine-binding protein, producing the protein MANTLLSIQVIPKTPNGEDSIPYVDTAIEVIQKSGVKHQVNPLETTMEGELTELLEVVRQMHEALIESGSPSVISQIKIAHNPTGISMDKLTEKYRP; encoded by the coding sequence ATGGCAAACACACTGCTCAGTATTCAGGTCATTCCGAAGACGCCAAACGGCGAGGATTCCATCCCCTATGTGGATACAGCGATTGAGGTTATTCAGAAATCGGGCGTCAAACACCAGGTCAATCCACTGGAAACCACGATGGAAGGCGAGCTCACCGAGCTGCTTGAAGTGGTACGCCAAATGCACGAGGCTCTGATTGAATCCGGCAGCCCCAGCGTGATTTCGCAGATCAAGATCGCCCATAATCCGACTGGCATCAGCATGGACAAGCTGACGGAGAAATACCGGCCGTGA
- a CDS encoding ABC transporter substrate-binding protein, with protein MGVKKSLLLCLACLLVIAIAGCGSNNGNSASPTGSAAPEASPESGAAATEAPKELTPVKIALDWTPNTNHTGLYAAKELGYYAEEGLDVEIVQPGAAGADTMVTSGEAAFGIGAQESLTLARLQGVPLVSIAAIIQHNTSGFAAPQDRNIKSPKDFEGKTYGGWGSPAEEAAMKAIMDPEGGDVKKVKLINIGEADYFTAVKRDIDFAWIFYAWTGIEAELRGEPVDMLYLKDYAPQLDYYTPVLTTSEKQIAENPELVKAFLKATSKGYQYAIDQPEEAAALLSKAVPDLDAELVLASQKWLSPKYQDDAPRWGEQKAEVWQNYADWMYGLKLLDKPLDATSTFTNDFLPEGK; from the coding sequence ATGGGAGTCAAAAAATCATTACTGTTATGCCTAGCCTGTCTGCTGGTCATCGCCATTGCGGGATGCGGCAGTAATAACGGGAATTCGGCCAGCCCAACCGGGAGCGCCGCACCGGAAGCCAGCCCTGAATCAGGCGCTGCGGCTACAGAAGCGCCGAAGGAGCTGACACCGGTCAAGATTGCTCTGGACTGGACGCCCAACACGAATCACACCGGCCTCTATGCAGCCAAAGAGCTGGGATACTACGCGGAAGAAGGATTGGATGTAGAGATTGTGCAGCCGGGCGCGGCAGGCGCAGACACCATGGTGACCTCGGGCGAAGCCGCTTTCGGCATCGGCGCCCAGGAGAGTCTGACCCTCGCCCGCCTTCAGGGCGTGCCGCTGGTCTCGATTGCCGCCATCATTCAGCATAATACTTCAGGATTTGCCGCACCGCAGGACCGCAATATCAAGTCTCCCAAGGACTTCGAAGGCAAAACCTATGGCGGCTGGGGTTCCCCTGCCGAAGAAGCGGCCATGAAGGCGATCATGGACCCGGAAGGCGGCGACGTCAAGAAGGTGAAGCTGATCAATATCGGCGAAGCTGACTACTTCACCGCCGTGAAGCGTGATATTGACTTCGCCTGGATCTTCTACGCCTGGACCGGGATTGAAGCCGAGCTGCGCGGTGAGCCGGTCGATATGCTCTACCTGAAGGATTATGCGCCGCAGCTGGATTACTATACTCCGGTGCTGACCACCAGCGAGAAGCAGATTGCCGAGAATCCGGAGCTGGTGAAGGCATTCCTGAAGGCTACCTCCAAAGGCTATCAATATGCGATTGACCAGCCGGAGGAAGCTGCCGCGCTGCTCAGCAAGGCTGTGCCGGACTTGGACGCCGAGCTGGTGCTCGCCAGCCAGAAATGGCTGAGCCCGAAATACCAGGACGATGCGCCGCGTTGGGGCGAGCAGAAGGCCGAGGTCTGGCAGAATTACGCCGACTGGATGTATGGTCTGAAGCTGCTGGATAAGCCTCTGGACGCTACAAGTACGTTTACGAATGATTTTCTGCCGGAAGGCAAGTAA
- a CDS encoding response regulator transcription factor produces the protein MSITLLYVEDDQDIGQVVSGDLRDRNYTVRWLQSGERALEEAEGVQLVILDVMLPGLDGFTVGQRLKRAYPQLPILMLSARSSIDDKLQGLEFADDYLTKPFHPDELAARIEVLLRRAGTGVTQALALKHLMVHEGDNRIIRVDTGEEIMLTGKQFQIFTYLLRHLGQIMTKEQIYESVWGEAYMEGDKTLMVHIRYLREKLELDPAVPEIIETVRGIGYRIRA, from the coding sequence ATGAGCATTACACTGTTATATGTAGAGGATGATCAGGACATTGGACAGGTGGTATCCGGTGATTTGCGGGACCGGAATTATACTGTCCGCTGGCTGCAGAGCGGAGAACGAGCGCTGGAGGAGGCAGAGGGAGTGCAGCTGGTGATACTGGACGTGATGCTGCCGGGACTCGACGGATTTACGGTCGGGCAGCGGCTGAAGCGGGCTTATCCCCAGCTGCCTATTCTGATGCTCTCGGCAAGATCGTCCATTGATGACAAGCTGCAGGGCTTGGAGTTTGCAGACGACTATTTGACGAAGCCCTTCCATCCGGATGAGCTGGCTGCGCGGATTGAAGTGCTGCTCAGACGGGCGGGAACGGGTGTTACACAGGCGCTGGCGCTCAAGCATCTCATGGTCCATGAAGGGGATAACCGGATTATCAGGGTGGACACAGGGGAAGAGATTATGCTTACCGGCAAGCAGTTTCAGATCTTCACGTATCTGCTGCGCCATCTCGGACAGATTATGACCAAAGAGCAGATCTACGAATCCGTCTGGGGTGAGGCTTATATGGAGGGAGACAAGACGCTGATGGTACATATCCGTTATTTGCGCGAGAAGCTGGAGCTTGATCCTGCGGTACCGGAGATTATTGAAACCGTCCGGGGCATCGGCTACCGGATCAGGGCATGA
- a CDS encoding polysaccharide deacetylase family protein encodes MKIHKAYYLLLIALLLLISAVIYYMRQDSGIQITGMNGQTITAGGAVLSLDNEVLVPKELAEQVLDTKIGLAQQPPLPEGIYYRNDVAVLMYHQLTGEPGQHPGLLTAGQFEHQLSLLKQGGFKVITMEQYRRFKLEQGPIPDNAVLLTFDDGYESFYTVAFPILQKYGYTAVNFVIVSDIDHPDRHQAPKLTWEQMREMKRSGMGFYNHTYDLHHYAAVDAGGVMRPAASSLLYIADENRNEINEEYYSRVTADLALAERRLKEELDNEDSALAFPYGSFNERLLKASEQVGIPLTFNIHEGMNSAMDASVCRINAGGRGLAGALSIERLKHLKPPMELTVDNRIIPLSKVRLEQEQEQEQDRLMIPLARLCQALGIEIVIDRPARTVKLTRDAGGPTDSPVCAVIGVC; translated from the coding sequence TTGAAAATTCATAAAGCCTACTATTTGCTTCTGATCGCATTACTGTTGCTGATTTCTGCGGTTATATACTATATGCGGCAGGACTCCGGTATTCAAATTACGGGCATGAACGGACAGACGATTACTGCCGGCGGCGCGGTGCTATCTCTAGACAATGAAGTGCTGGTGCCGAAGGAACTGGCGGAGCAGGTGTTGGATACAAAGATTGGTCTTGCGCAGCAGCCTCCGCTGCCTGAAGGTATCTACTATAGAAACGACGTGGCTGTGCTGATGTACCATCAGCTTACCGGCGAACCCGGGCAGCACCCGGGACTGCTGACGGCAGGGCAGTTTGAGCATCAGCTTAGCCTGCTGAAGCAAGGCGGCTTCAAGGTTATTACGATGGAGCAATACCGCCGTTTTAAACTGGAGCAGGGTCCGATACCGGATAATGCCGTGCTGCTGACCTTTGACGACGGGTATGAGAGCTTTTATACGGTCGCTTTTCCGATTCTGCAGAAATACGGGTACACGGCGGTTAATTTCGTGATTGTGTCGGATATAGATCACCCGGATCGGCATCAGGCCCCCAAGCTGACCTGGGAGCAAATGCGGGAAATGAAGCGGTCGGGGATGGGTTTCTATAATCATACTTATGATCTGCACCATTATGCGGCGGTAGATGCCGGAGGTGTTATGCGTCCTGCAGCCAGTTCGCTGCTCTATATTGCCGACGAGAACCGCAATGAGATAAATGAAGAGTATTACAGCAGAGTGACTGCCGATTTAGCATTGGCCGAGCGGAGGCTGAAGGAAGAGCTGGACAATGAGGATTCGGCGCTCGCCTTTCCTTATGGCTCTTTTAATGAACGTCTGCTGAAGGCCAGCGAGCAGGTCGGTATCCCGCTGACATTCAATATCCATGAGGGAATGAACAGCGCAATGGATGCCAGTGTTTGCCGGATCAATGCGGGCGGCCGGGGTCTTGCCGGTGCCTTGTCGATTGAACGGCTTAAGCATCTGAAGCCGCCGATGGAGCTAACGGTGGATAACCGGATCATTCCCCTGTCCAAGGTCCGGCTGGAGCAGGAGCAGGAGCAGGAGCAGGATCGGCTAATGATCCCGCTGGCCCGGCTGTGCCAAGCGCTGGGAATTGAGATTGTGATTGACCGTCCGGCGAGGACGGTTAAGCTGACCAGAGACGCAGGCGGGCCTACAGACTCGCCTGTCTGTGCTGTAATCGGGGTGTGCTAA
- a CDS encoding ABC transporter ATP-binding protein: MSYSTEQSNPAAGSPALEVKGISKAFSQRRRVTKVLNDVSLRVEQQEFVSIVGPSGCGKSTLFHIIGGLELPDAGTVQMNGQPVTGRRGQISYMPQQPALFPWRTIEDNVLLAGEIKGQPQDAAREEARRWLGKVGLGGFERAYPHMLSGGMQQRAAFLRALLAPQELMLLDEPFSALDALTRAEMQRWLLELWEENRRSVLFITHNIEEALLLSSRIYVFSGRPGSILHTVEVPFPRPRREEITDAPEFLALKRQLSLWMREEQAKGKIPAVTP, from the coding sequence TTGTCATACTCAACAGAACAGTCTAATCCCGCTGCCGGTTCGCCTGCCCTTGAAGTGAAAGGTATATCCAAGGCCTTCTCGCAGCGGCGCCGCGTAACCAAAGTGCTGAACGATGTCTCACTGCGGGTAGAGCAGCAGGAGTTCGTCTCCATCGTCGGCCCTTCCGGCTGTGGCAAAAGCACCCTGTTCCACATCATCGGCGGCCTGGAGCTGCCGGATGCCGGAACGGTGCAGATGAACGGCCAGCCGGTCACAGGCCGGCGGGGCCAGATCAGCTACATGCCGCAGCAGCCGGCCCTGTTCCCCTGGCGGACCATTGAGGACAATGTCCTGCTCGCCGGGGAGATCAAAGGCCAGCCACAGGACGCCGCCCGTGAGGAAGCCCGCCGCTGGCTGGGCAAGGTCGGGCTCGGCGGCTTCGAGCGGGCCTACCCGCATATGCTCTCCGGCGGGATGCAGCAGCGCGCCGCCTTCCTGCGGGCGCTGCTTGCGCCCCAGGAGCTGATGCTGCTGGACGAGCCGTTCAGCGCACTGGATGCGCTGACCCGCGCTGAGATGCAGCGCTGGCTGCTGGAGCTGTGGGAGGAGAACCGCCGCTCTGTGCTGTTCATCACCCACAACATCGAAGAAGCGCTGCTGCTCTCCAGCCGCATCTACGTCTTCTCCGGCCGCCCCGGCTCCATCCTCCACACCGTGGAGGTGCCGTTTCCGCGCCCGCGCCGCGAAGAGATTACCGATGCGCCGGAATTCCTGGCGCTGAAGCGGCAGCTCTCGTTATGGATGCGCGAGGAGCAGGCCAAGGGCAAGATCCCTGCGGTAACTCCTTAG
- a CDS encoding ATP-binding protein gives MGYRVFCVLTLYYSRQPPACPADWPNLNHPQIPGEFCRSVPIQIILGQEREGHALAEFSAMNNELISMHRLLAKSNAELQALKEEAERANKAKSLFLAMVSHEIRTPMNGIIGMAELLEASEATSEQRQLVEVIQESTQYLLRKINNLLDVSKIEAGKMRLEQTPVQIGTLLEHVQQLLLPSVRKQGNALYCRVDGQIETELKGDATKIQQVLINLLGNAIKFTRDGTVELRVRLIEDQPASQRLRFEVMDTGIGISVEATQGLFKPYSQIQYESDSTSEGTGLGLSICKTMVELMGGQITVDSELGQGSCFWFELLLEKVSAAERNLQETENNVSAAEYSPLPILIAEDHHLNSALLQLQLQKLGITDIHIVRSGLEAVEAWRQGTYGLILMDSRLPGLNGPEAAERIRLLEQSEGRLRVPIIAVTGDGSSADEESSRRAGMDGWALKPVGLDKLKQLLDQCFKSKPRAPVLYEETLSGILELDEDGEQGLLRMLLEMFKTDTLARITALEEAIGNMDALASEGTAHSIKSGSLGIGAQYLASLCERIEHAARAGDLAAAAAVLPQLAPAHEEACKELDKLV, from the coding sequence ATGGGTTATCGGGTATTCTGCGTTCTTACGCTGTATTATAGCCGCCAGCCACCGGCTTGTCCAGCAGATTGGCCTAATTTAAATCACCCTCAAATTCCCGGCGAGTTTTGTCGAAGTGTTCCCATCCAGATTATACTCGGTCAGGAGCGTGAGGGGCATGCGCTGGCCGAATTCTCTGCGATGAACAATGAATTGATCAGTATGCACCGGCTGCTGGCTAAGAGCAATGCAGAGCTGCAGGCGCTCAAAGAAGAGGCGGAGCGGGCTAACAAGGCCAAAAGTCTGTTTCTGGCTATGGTCAGCCATGAGATCAGAACGCCAATGAACGGGATTATTGGAATGGCAGAACTGTTGGAGGCTTCCGAGGCTACCTCTGAGCAGCGGCAGCTGGTGGAGGTGATTCAGGAATCGACACAATATTTGCTGCGGAAGATTAATAATCTGCTGGATGTCTCCAAGATTGAAGCCGGCAAGATGAGGCTGGAGCAAACGCCTGTCCAGATCGGTACGTTGCTGGAGCATGTGCAGCAGCTTCTGTTACCCTCTGTCCGGAAGCAGGGCAATGCTTTGTACTGCCGGGTAGATGGGCAAATTGAGACCGAACTGAAGGGAGATGCCACGAAGATCCAGCAGGTATTGATTAATCTGCTCGGTAATGCAATTAAATTCACACGTGACGGCACGGTAGAGCTCAGGGTAAGACTTATAGAGGATCAACCCGCAAGTCAGCGGCTCCGTTTTGAAGTCATGGATACGGGAATTGGTATTTCCGTCGAGGCCACCCAGGGACTGTTCAAGCCCTACTCGCAGATTCAGTACGAGTCGGACAGTACTTCGGAAGGGACGGGTCTAGGCTTGTCCATCTGCAAGACGATGGTGGAGTTGATGGGTGGTCAGATCACGGTAGACAGCGAGTTGGGGCAAGGCTCATGCTTCTGGTTCGAATTGTTGCTGGAGAAGGTATCTGCGGCTGAGAGAAATCTGCAGGAGACGGAGAATAACGTTTCTGCAGCGGAATACAGCCCCCTGCCGATACTGATTGCGGAAGATCATCACCTGAATAGCGCGCTGCTCCAGCTGCAGCTGCAGAAGCTGGGAATTACCGATATTCACATTGTACGCAGTGGTCTGGAGGCTGTGGAGGCTTGGCGGCAGGGGACTTACGGTCTGATACTGATGGATAGCCGGCTGCCGGGACTGAACGGTCCCGAAGCTGCTGAGAGAATCCGCTTGCTGGAACAGTCCGAAGGACGGCTCCGGGTGCCAATCATTGCGGTTACAGGTGACGGTTCTTCCGCAGATGAGGAAAGTTCCCGGCGGGCCGGAATGGACGGCTGGGCGCTAAAGCCGGTGGGACTGGACAAGCTTAAACAGCTGCTGGATCAATGTTTCAAGAGCAAGCCGCGCGCTCCTGTCCTGTATGAAGAGACCCTTAGCGGCATCCTTGAACTGGATGAAGACGGGGAGCAGGGGCTGCTGCGCATGTTGCTGGAGATGTTCAAGACCGATACCCTGGCAAGAATCACCGCACTGGAGGAAGCCATCGGCAACATGGATGCTCTTGCCAGCGAGGGCACTGCCCATAGCATCAAGTCAGGCAGTCTGGGCATCGGGGCACAATATTTGGCGTCCTTGTGTGAACGGATTGAGCATGCCGCCAGAGCCGGTGATCTGGCTGCGGCGGCAGCGGTTCTGCCCCAGCTTGCCCCGGCTCATGAGGAAGCCTGCAAGGAGCTGGATAAGCTGGTTTGA
- a CDS encoding RNA polymerase sigma factor, with translation MEDTIRRIQAGEVHLYANIIAVYQNQIYKYCLRLLNNREEAEDAVQDIFLKVYEKIRYYQPKVKFISWLYKVSYNHCLNLLRKKRIQQQVKRILGHERVAESAEQTVEKKIFSEPLAAALDTLTLEERNLLILRIFEEKTFEEIGDILSKNMEAVKKRYGRIRQKLKNNMEIREETLCETEI, from the coding sequence ATGGAAGACACCATCCGAAGAATACAGGCGGGGGAAGTACATTTATATGCCAACATTATTGCCGTCTATCAGAACCAGATTTATAAATATTGTCTGCGTTTATTGAACAACCGGGAAGAGGCGGAGGACGCAGTTCAGGATATATTCCTTAAAGTATATGAGAAGATCAGATATTACCAGCCCAAGGTGAAATTTATTTCCTGGCTGTATAAAGTCTCCTATAACCACTGCCTCAATCTGCTGCGCAAAAAACGGATTCAACAGCAGGTCAAGCGCATACTGGGCCACGAACGGGTTGCGGAGAGCGCGGAGCAGACCGTGGAGAAGAAGATTTTCAGCGAGCCGCTGGCTGCGGCGCTGGACACGCTTACCCTGGAGGAGCGCAATTTGCTGATCCTGCGGATTTTTGAAGAGAAGACATTCGAGGAAATCGGAGACATTCTCAGCAAGAACATGGAAGCGGTCAAGAAACGGTATGGACGGATCAGACAGAAGCTCAAAAATAACATGGAAATCAGGGAGGAAACATTATGCGAGACGGAGATTTGA
- a CDS encoding ABC transporter permease, giving the protein MRSYWKLIWPPFVAVIFFLAVWQLAVSWFQVEQWILPSPGAILREATGNAAGLWDHTLATLRLTLIGFPIGTGVGLLVALLLHLLPWARRAFYPLLILSQNVPSIALGPLLVIWFGFGLLPKIVLITLVCFFPVAVAAMGGLAQSDRVMMNYMKMAGASKWQIFTKLELPHSLPSMFSGIKISASYAVMGAVVAEWIGADKGIGYYMLLQKSAYRTDRMFVAITVIVLLSLVLFGLIALLERWLVRWKPRRNS; this is encoded by the coding sequence GTGAGATCGTATTGGAAGCTGATATGGCCGCCCTTTGTGGCGGTCATCTTCTTTTTGGCCGTGTGGCAGCTGGCAGTAAGCTGGTTTCAGGTCGAGCAGTGGATTCTGCCCAGTCCGGGAGCCATTCTTCGTGAAGCTACCGGCAATGCGGCAGGTCTGTGGGATCACACGCTGGCTACGCTGCGTCTGACTCTGATCGGATTCCCGATCGGAACCGGCGTCGGCCTGCTTGTCGCCTTGCTGCTGCATCTGCTGCCCTGGGCACGGCGTGCGTTCTATCCGCTGCTGATTCTAAGCCAGAACGTACCTTCCATTGCGCTTGGCCCGCTGCTTGTCATCTGGTTCGGCTTCGGCCTGCTGCCCAAGATTGTGCTGATTACGCTCGTCTGCTTCTTCCCGGTTGCCGTCGCGGCTATGGGCGGACTTGCCCAGAGCGACCGGGTCATGATGAATTACATGAAGATGGCCGGGGCCAGCAAGTGGCAGATCTTCACCAAGCTGGAGCTGCCCCACTCCCTGCCAAGCATGTTCTCCGGGATCAAGATATCGGCGTCCTACGCCGTTATGGGCGCCGTGGTCGCCGAATGGATCGGCGCGGACAAAGGGATCGGTTATTATATGCTGCTGCAGAAGTCCGCTTACCGCACAGACCGGATGTTCGTGGCGATTACGGTTATTGTACTGCTCAGCCTCGTGCTGTTTGGCCTGATCGCCTTGCTGGAGCGATGGCTGGTACGCTGGAAACCGCGCCGCAATTCATAG